A window from Salvelinus fontinalis isolate EN_2023a chromosome 8, ASM2944872v1, whole genome shotgun sequence encodes these proteins:
- the LOC129860684 gene encoding membrane cofactor protein-like isoform X5, producing the protein MQPSKDVCWSLTIWMVHLAFMVLTVQGQDCSKPIPLEGSNMVLKSTQETFGDGTKATFECAIGYVSAGGSPSVTCTAGVWSTVKLTCELRPCGSPGEVLNGRYNLSGVLFGARAVAFCDTGYTLVGSGVRNCLVGGWDGRVPVCEVVKCGKPPTIVNGGPVIPPEDEYSYRSVVEYSCEKEFTLVGTKSIVCEKDGEFQPAPPECKMVSCPAPVVENGVRIQGRSPPYKHKSFVTYKCNDGYEMMGEASLTCEIEGWSASIPTCKALPTTTKPPTTTTTTTTTTTTATTTTATTTATNKTTNQDRVPGPPEAKNHTWIILGSVLAVLVPSLLICFSLLLHP; encoded by the exons ATGCAGCCCTCTAAAGACGTCTGTTGGTCCTTGACAATCTGGATGGTCCACCTTGCCTTCATGGTTCTCACTGTTCAAG GTCAAGACTGCTCCAAACCCATACCGTTAGAAGGGTCAAACATGGTTCTTAAATCAACTCAAGAGACATTTGGAGATGGAACAAAAGCAACTTTTGAGTGTGCAATTGGATATGTCAGTGCAGGAGGGTCTCCATCAGTCACCTGTACTGCTGGCGTGTGGAGTACAGTGAAACTGACATGCGAAT TACGGCCGTGTGGCTCACCAGGAGAAGTGCTAAACGGCCGATATAATCTCTCGGGGGTTCTGTTTGGCGCCAGGGCTGTTGCTTTTTGTGACACTGG CTATACACTTGTGGGCAGCGGTGTAAGGAACTGTTTGGTTGGAGGCTGGGATGGCAGAGTTCCTGTATGTGAAG TGGTGAAGTGTGGAAAGCCCCCCACCATTGTCAACGGTGGACCTGTTATCCCACCTGAAGACGAGTACAGCTATAGAAGTGTTGTGGAATATAGCTGTGAGAAGGAATTCACTCTGGTTGGAACTAAATCCATAGTCTGTGAAAAGGACGGGGAATTCCAGCCAGCTCCACCTGAGTGTAAAA TGGTTTCATGTCCTGCTCCTGTTGTTGAGAATGGCGTTAGGATTCAAGGTCGTTCGCCACCCTACAAGCACAAGTCTTTTGTGACGTATAAGTGCAACGATGGATATGAGATGATGGGAGAGGCCAGTCTGACATGTGAAATAGAAGGCTGGTCAGCTTCTATTCCCACATGCAAAG CCCTTCCGACTACAACAAAGccccctactactactactactactactactactaccacaacagCTACTACCACAACAGCTACTACCACTGCTACAAATAAAACCACAAACCAAG ATCGCGTACCCGGTCCCCCGGAGGCCAAAA ACCACACTTGGATAATATTAGGGAGTGTTCTAGCTGTACTTG
- the LOC129860684 gene encoding membrane cofactor protein-like isoform X8: MQPSKDVCWSLTIWMVHLAFMVLTVQGQDCSKPIPLEGSNMVLKSTQETFGDGTKATFECAIGYVSAGGSPSVTCTAGVWSTVKLTCELRPCGSPGEVLNGRYNLSGVLFGARAVAFCDTGYTLVGSGVRNCLVGGWDGRVPVCEVVKCGKPPTIVNGGPVIPPEDEYSYRSVVEYSCEKEFTLVGTKSIVCEKDGEFQPAPPECKMVSCPAPVVENGVRIQGRSPPYKHKSFVTYKCNDGYEMMGEASLTCEIEGWSASIPTCKDRVPGPPEAKNHTWIILGSVLAVLVVVSLILFIIYKYKARTKSSDLL, encoded by the exons ATGCAGCCCTCTAAAGACGTCTGTTGGTCCTTGACAATCTGGATGGTCCACCTTGCCTTCATGGTTCTCACTGTTCAAG GTCAAGACTGCTCCAAACCCATACCGTTAGAAGGGTCAAACATGGTTCTTAAATCAACTCAAGAGACATTTGGAGATGGAACAAAAGCAACTTTTGAGTGTGCAATTGGATATGTCAGTGCAGGAGGGTCTCCATCAGTCACCTGTACTGCTGGCGTGTGGAGTACAGTGAAACTGACATGCGAAT TACGGCCGTGTGGCTCACCAGGAGAAGTGCTAAACGGCCGATATAATCTCTCGGGGGTTCTGTTTGGCGCCAGGGCTGTTGCTTTTTGTGACACTGG CTATACACTTGTGGGCAGCGGTGTAAGGAACTGTTTGGTTGGAGGCTGGGATGGCAGAGTTCCTGTATGTGAAG TGGTGAAGTGTGGAAAGCCCCCCACCATTGTCAACGGTGGACCTGTTATCCCACCTGAAGACGAGTACAGCTATAGAAGTGTTGTGGAATATAGCTGTGAGAAGGAATTCACTCTGGTTGGAACTAAATCCATAGTCTGTGAAAAGGACGGGGAATTCCAGCCAGCTCCACCTGAGTGTAAAA TGGTTTCATGTCCTGCTCCTGTTGTTGAGAATGGCGTTAGGATTCAAGGTCGTTCGCCACCCTACAAGCACAAGTCTTTTGTGACGTATAAGTGCAACGATGGATATGAGATGATGGGAGAGGCCAGTCTGACATGTGAAATAGAAGGCTGGTCAGCTTCTATTCCCACATGCAAAG ATCGCGTACCCGGTCCCCCGGAGGCCAAAA ACCACACTTGGATAATATTAGGGAGTGTTCTAGCTGTACTTG
- the LOC129860684 gene encoding membrane cofactor protein-like isoform X3 — MQPSKDVCWSLTIWMVHLAFMVLTVQGQDCSKPIPLEGSNMVLKSTQETFGDGTKATFECAIGYVSAGGSPSVTCTAGVWSTVKLTCELRPCGSPGEVLNGRYNLSGVLFGARAVAFCDTGYTLVGSGVRNCLVGGWDGRVPVCEVVKCGKPPTIVNGGPVIPPEDEYSYRSVVEYSCEKEFTLVGTKSIVCEKDGEFQPAPPECKMVSCPAPVVENGVRIQGRSPPYKHKSFVTYKCNDGYEMMGEASLTCEIEGWSASIPTCKALPTTTKPPTTTTTTTTTTTTATTTTATTTATNKTTNQDRVPGPPEAKNHTWIILGSVLAVLVVVSLILFIIYKYKARTKSSDLL; from the exons ATGCAGCCCTCTAAAGACGTCTGTTGGTCCTTGACAATCTGGATGGTCCACCTTGCCTTCATGGTTCTCACTGTTCAAG GTCAAGACTGCTCCAAACCCATACCGTTAGAAGGGTCAAACATGGTTCTTAAATCAACTCAAGAGACATTTGGAGATGGAACAAAAGCAACTTTTGAGTGTGCAATTGGATATGTCAGTGCAGGAGGGTCTCCATCAGTCACCTGTACTGCTGGCGTGTGGAGTACAGTGAAACTGACATGCGAAT TACGGCCGTGTGGCTCACCAGGAGAAGTGCTAAACGGCCGATATAATCTCTCGGGGGTTCTGTTTGGCGCCAGGGCTGTTGCTTTTTGTGACACTGG CTATACACTTGTGGGCAGCGGTGTAAGGAACTGTTTGGTTGGAGGCTGGGATGGCAGAGTTCCTGTATGTGAAG TGGTGAAGTGTGGAAAGCCCCCCACCATTGTCAACGGTGGACCTGTTATCCCACCTGAAGACGAGTACAGCTATAGAAGTGTTGTGGAATATAGCTGTGAGAAGGAATTCACTCTGGTTGGAACTAAATCCATAGTCTGTGAAAAGGACGGGGAATTCCAGCCAGCTCCACCTGAGTGTAAAA TGGTTTCATGTCCTGCTCCTGTTGTTGAGAATGGCGTTAGGATTCAAGGTCGTTCGCCACCCTACAAGCACAAGTCTTTTGTGACGTATAAGTGCAACGATGGATATGAGATGATGGGAGAGGCCAGTCTGACATGTGAAATAGAAGGCTGGTCAGCTTCTATTCCCACATGCAAAG CCCTTCCGACTACAACAAAGccccctactactactactactactactactactaccacaacagCTACTACCACAACAGCTACTACCACTGCTACAAATAAAACCACAAACCAAG ATCGCGTACCCGGTCCCCCGGAGGCCAAAA ACCACACTTGGATAATATTAGGGAGTGTTCTAGCTGTACTTG
- the LOC129860684 gene encoding membrane cofactor protein-like isoform X2, with translation MQPSKDVCWSLTIWMVHLAFMVLTVQGQDCSKPIPLEGSNMVLKSTQETFGDGTKATFECAIGYVSAGGSPSVTCTAGVWSTVKLTCELRPCGSPGEVLNGRYNLSGVLFGARAVAFCDTGYTLVGSGVRNCLVGGWDGRVPVCEVVKCGKPPTIVNGGPVIPPEDEYSYRSVVEYSCEKEFTLVGTKSIVCEKDGEFQPAPPECKMVSCPAPVVENGVRIQGRSPPYKHKSFVTYKCNDGYEMMGEASLTCEIEGWSASIPTCKALPTTTKPPTTTTTTTTTTTTATTTTATTTATNKTTNQDRVPGPPEAKNHTWIILGSVLAVLVVVSLILFIIYKYKARSQVGYSGNVATNISEDREL, from the exons ATGCAGCCCTCTAAAGACGTCTGTTGGTCCTTGACAATCTGGATGGTCCACCTTGCCTTCATGGTTCTCACTGTTCAAG GTCAAGACTGCTCCAAACCCATACCGTTAGAAGGGTCAAACATGGTTCTTAAATCAACTCAAGAGACATTTGGAGATGGAACAAAAGCAACTTTTGAGTGTGCAATTGGATATGTCAGTGCAGGAGGGTCTCCATCAGTCACCTGTACTGCTGGCGTGTGGAGTACAGTGAAACTGACATGCGAAT TACGGCCGTGTGGCTCACCAGGAGAAGTGCTAAACGGCCGATATAATCTCTCGGGGGTTCTGTTTGGCGCCAGGGCTGTTGCTTTTTGTGACACTGG CTATACACTTGTGGGCAGCGGTGTAAGGAACTGTTTGGTTGGAGGCTGGGATGGCAGAGTTCCTGTATGTGAAG TGGTGAAGTGTGGAAAGCCCCCCACCATTGTCAACGGTGGACCTGTTATCCCACCTGAAGACGAGTACAGCTATAGAAGTGTTGTGGAATATAGCTGTGAGAAGGAATTCACTCTGGTTGGAACTAAATCCATAGTCTGTGAAAAGGACGGGGAATTCCAGCCAGCTCCACCTGAGTGTAAAA TGGTTTCATGTCCTGCTCCTGTTGTTGAGAATGGCGTTAGGATTCAAGGTCGTTCGCCACCCTACAAGCACAAGTCTTTTGTGACGTATAAGTGCAACGATGGATATGAGATGATGGGAGAGGCCAGTCTGACATGTGAAATAGAAGGCTGGTCAGCTTCTATTCCCACATGCAAAG CCCTTCCGACTACAACAAAGccccctactactactactactactactactactaccacaacagCTACTACCACAACAGCTACTACCACTGCTACAAATAAAACCACAAACCAAG ATCGCGTACCCGGTCCCCCGGAGGCCAAAA ACCACACTTGGATAATATTAGGGAGTGTTCTAGCTGTACTTG
- the LOC129860684 gene encoding membrane cofactor protein-like isoform X9, whose amino-acid sequence MQPSKDVCWSLTIWMVHLAFMVLTVQGQDCSKPIPLEGSNMVLKSTQETFGDGTKATFECAIGYVSAGGSPSVTCTAGVWSTVKLTCELRPCGSPGEVLNGRYNLSGVLFGARAVAFCDTGYTLVGSGVRNCLVGGWDGRVPVCEVVKCGKPPTIVNGGPVIPPEDEYSYRSVVEYSCEKEFTLVGTKSIVCEKDGEFQPAPPECKMVSCPAPVVENGVRIQGRSPPYKHKSFVTYKCNDGYEMMGEASLTCEIEGWSASIPTCKDRVPGPPEAKNHTWIILGSVLAVLVPSLLICFSLLLHP is encoded by the exons ATGCAGCCCTCTAAAGACGTCTGTTGGTCCTTGACAATCTGGATGGTCCACCTTGCCTTCATGGTTCTCACTGTTCAAG GTCAAGACTGCTCCAAACCCATACCGTTAGAAGGGTCAAACATGGTTCTTAAATCAACTCAAGAGACATTTGGAGATGGAACAAAAGCAACTTTTGAGTGTGCAATTGGATATGTCAGTGCAGGAGGGTCTCCATCAGTCACCTGTACTGCTGGCGTGTGGAGTACAGTGAAACTGACATGCGAAT TACGGCCGTGTGGCTCACCAGGAGAAGTGCTAAACGGCCGATATAATCTCTCGGGGGTTCTGTTTGGCGCCAGGGCTGTTGCTTTTTGTGACACTGG CTATACACTTGTGGGCAGCGGTGTAAGGAACTGTTTGGTTGGAGGCTGGGATGGCAGAGTTCCTGTATGTGAAG TGGTGAAGTGTGGAAAGCCCCCCACCATTGTCAACGGTGGACCTGTTATCCCACCTGAAGACGAGTACAGCTATAGAAGTGTTGTGGAATATAGCTGTGAGAAGGAATTCACTCTGGTTGGAACTAAATCCATAGTCTGTGAAAAGGACGGGGAATTCCAGCCAGCTCCACCTGAGTGTAAAA TGGTTTCATGTCCTGCTCCTGTTGTTGAGAATGGCGTTAGGATTCAAGGTCGTTCGCCACCCTACAAGCACAAGTCTTTTGTGACGTATAAGTGCAACGATGGATATGAGATGATGGGAGAGGCCAGTCTGACATGTGAAATAGAAGGCTGGTCAGCTTCTATTCCCACATGCAAAG ATCGCGTACCCGGTCCCCCGGAGGCCAAAA ACCACACTTGGATAATATTAGGGAGTGTTCTAGCTGTACTTG